The Pseudomonadales bacterium genome contains the following window.
TCCGCTGATTTATTCATTGGTAAATAATCAGCGCTTAGCTTATGTTTACACGCTTAATTATATTAATCAATTTACCTTATTCATCAGCTTTGACCAAACGCGGGCCTATTTCTATCGCTCACCCATTGACACTGAAGCTGTTGCCAGCGTTAGCTATGCGGTTGACGTAGCAGCTGCCACTATTACTGTTAATACTGACGAGCTCTCACTTGAGAATCGTGACGCTTTGCAGCTCAGCCCGCATTTTAAGCCAATTATTACCGGGCCTTTCCTGAGTGACGATATTGATTTGAGCAACGGTAACAGTGATGCTTACTACTACACCGGCAAAGCCTATTACACCGCTGAAAAGTCAGCTGTCAGCCCAATATTTTTGTTTAACCCTAGCGCCAAGCAAGATATCGAAACGCAGTTTTTGCGCTGGCGTGAAGAAATCTATGACGACTTTTTTTAGCGCTTGAGGTTCGGCTCTCGGCTTCTATTGAATTCTCTATCTCTATTACTCTCTAGGACTTTCTTGGACTCTATAGGGCTCTCTAGTCCTCTTAAGGGATGTTAAGTCAGAAATTCAGCTTTAGCACAACAAGGCTTTATTAGGCCTTAATAACTTTATTAGCTCTTATTGTGCGCAGAACAGACAACTCTAATATCTTGGCAGCTATCTGCGACACAGATATCGGCCACTGCCAGCAGCGTATTATTGGCATAAATCAGCGGTAAACGATCGCGCTGCCAGGGCGGAATCGCATGTGCCTGCAAGATTTTTTTGACCTTCTGATGTTTACCGTGCAAAAGAATGGTCTCACCACCAAGCCTTGGTTTAACCTCAACACAGATGGCTTGATCGGCTTTTAGCTGATAATAATAGCCGTCCCAATTAAGCGTATCAGTGCTTTGCCATTGGCAGGCTGTCAGCGGCTCTGGGTTTATGTCTCTCAGATACAAACGTTGCTGATAGCGTGTTAAGGCAAGGCTTGGTGCATCTAGCACTAGGTTAACAGCGGTAGTTGATATGCAACTCTCCGCCAGCTGCTGCAACTGTTGTTCACCAAGTTGCAGCGCTTGCTGCGCTAACCAGTGGTTCAGAGCATTTTTCAAACGCAGGACTGAGTTGAAATGCTTAAGTTGCAAAAAAAGTCCTGCAGCATCTTGGCCCAATGCTGCGGCCAAATCGAGT
Protein-coding sequences here:
- the tilS gene encoding tRNA lysidine(34) synthetase TilS: ELRDYVSRFKLSYVEDCSNFDTAFDRNYIRHQVLPTLQQRWPMAVNRLVKNTEYQQEAAVLLAELAELDLAAALGQDAAGLFLQLKHFNSVLRLKNALNHWLAQQALQLGEQQLQQLAESCISTTAVNLVLDAPSLALTRYQQRLYLRDINPEPLTACQWQSTDTLNWDGYYYQLKADQAICVEVKPRLGGETILLHGKHQKVKKILQAHAIPPWQRDRLPLIYANNTLLAVADICVADSCQDIRVVCSAHNKS